In a genomic window of Weissella tructae:
- a CDS encoding NCS2 family permease — protein MQFFQLTQNGTTLRKEITAGFTTFISMSYILFVQPEMLSQAGMDKGAVFTATALVTIFGTLMMALIANMPIAVSTGMGINSAFVFSVVIQQGYSWQEALSAMLLAGILYTIVVLTPARDWIINIFPSDLKAAISAGIGLLIATIGLTGSGLIVADPATFTTLGDLTAPLSLLTIAGILISFTLFYYRIPGAIFVGMLITALIGLFTGLIQQPTTLVSSVPSMAPTFGQAVTHLPDVMNWHILPIVITFFLVPFFDTTGTILGVQGAMKSDRGTNKSLFASSLGNLSSSIFGTSPATAFVESTAGVSAGGRTGLTSVVVAGLFGLSLFFSPLLTVITPHITASALIVVGVLMLGNLKEIDWSNFKIAASAFLIVLGMPLTHSISDGILLGGVIYLVLSLVDWTLSKVRSR, from the coding sequence ATGCAGTTCTTTCAATTAACACAAAACGGTACAACCCTTCGCAAGGAAATCACCGCCGGTTTCACGACCTTTATTTCAATGTCGTACATCCTTTTTGTACAACCTGAAATGTTGTCTCAAGCTGGTATGGATAAAGGTGCAGTCTTTACTGCCACTGCCTTAGTTACGATCTTCGGAACGTTAATGATGGCTTTGATTGCGAATATGCCAATCGCTGTCTCTACTGGAATGGGAATCAATTCCGCATTCGTCTTCTCAGTTGTCATCCAACAAGGATACAGCTGGCAAGAAGCTCTAAGCGCCATGTTATTGGCTGGTATTCTTTACACGATCGTCGTGTTAACGCCTGCACGTGACTGGATTATCAATATCTTCCCTTCTGATTTGAAGGCTGCCATTAGTGCCGGAATCGGACTATTGATTGCCACAATCGGATTGACTGGAAGTGGCCTAATCGTTGCTGATCCAGCAACATTTACAACATTGGGTGATTTGACTGCCCCATTGTCACTTTTGACAATCGCAGGTATTCTAATCAGCTTTACATTGTTCTACTATCGCATCCCTGGAGCAATCTTCGTCGGAATGCTTATCACAGCTCTTATCGGGCTATTCACAGGTCTTATTCAACAACCAACAACATTGGTATCATCTGTTCCAAGTATGGCACCAACGTTCGGACAAGCCGTTACACACCTACCAGACGTTATGAATTGGCACATCTTACCAATCGTAATCACGTTCTTCCTAGTACCATTCTTTGATACAACAGGAACAATCCTTGGTGTCCAAGGAGCGATGAAGTCAGACCGTGGCACAAACAAGTCATTGTTTGCTAGCTCATTGGGTAACTTATCATCATCAATCTTTGGAACATCTCCAGCCACTGCGTTCGTTGAATCAACAGCCGGTGTTTCTGCTGGTGGACGTACTGGTTTGACTTCTGTAGTTGTGGCCGGATTATTCGGACTATCACTATTCTTCTCACCATTACTAACTGTTATCACACCACACATTACTGCTAGCGCTCTAATCGTTGTCGGAGTTTTGATGCTTGGTAACCTAAAAGAAATTGACTGGAGCAATTTCAAGATTGCAGCATCTGCTTTCTTGATTGTTCTAGGAATGCCATTAACACACTCAATTAGTGACGGTATTCTACTTGGTGGAGTTATCTACCTAGTACTTAGCTTGGTTGACTGGACGCTTTCTAAGGTTCGCTCACGCTAA